The Sphingomonas sp. So64.6b genome includes a region encoding these proteins:
- a CDS encoding OsmC family protein, which produces MTTRSGSARYEGFGKDGKGHVSTQSGVLSDTVYGFNTRFGDEPGTNPEELIAAAHASCFTMALSFALARAGFSEGTLETSAKVTLDKDGDGFSITKSALDLKATIDGIDADQFAEIAADAKANCPVSKVLNAEITLTHSLNA; this is translated from the coding sequence ATGACGACACGCAGCGGATCGGCCCGGTATGAGGGCTTCGGCAAGGACGGCAAAGGCCATGTCTCGACTCAGTCGGGTGTGCTTTCGGACACTGTCTATGGCTTCAACACCCGTTTCGGCGACGAACCCGGCACCAATCCCGAGGAATTGATCGCCGCCGCGCATGCCAGCTGCTTCACCATGGCGCTGAGCTTTGCGCTGGCCCGTGCCGGTTTCAGCGAGGGTACGCTGGAGACGAGCGCCAAGGTGACGCTCGACAAGGACGGTGACGGGTTTTCAATTACGAAGTCGGCGCTGGACCTGAAGGCGACGATCGACGGGATCGACGCGGATCAATTCGCGGAGATTGCGGCGGATGCCAAGGCGAATTGCCCGGTGTCGAAGGTGCTGAATGCCGAAATCACGCTGACGCATAGTTTGAATGCGTGA
- a CDS encoding glycine zipper 2TM domain-containing protein, producing the protein MRIAILAAIAAIALPAVPAMAQSNPREANREYREDSRDAQREYRKNLRDADSRKDVREARQEYREDVRDARQDRRRATRDWRQYRNYDYNRYERGQRTYYADQYYRDGRYYQPRRLSRNDRIYRGSNGRYYCRRNDGTTGLIIGGIAGGVLGNSIANGGSKTIGTLLGGGAGALLGRSIDRGQVNCR; encoded by the coding sequence ATGCGTATCGCAATTCTCGCCGCCATCGCGGCGATCGCCCTGCCCGCCGTCCCGGCAATGGCGCAATCCAACCCACGTGAAGCCAATCGCGAATACCGCGAGGACTCACGCGATGCGCAGCGCGAGTATCGCAAGAATCTGCGTGATGCCGATTCACGCAAGGATGTGCGCGAAGCGCGCCAGGAATATCGCGAGGATGTCCGCGATGCCCGGCAGGATCGCCGCCGTGCGACGCGCGATTGGCGCCAGTATCGCAACTATGACTACAACCGCTACGAGCGCGGCCAGCGGACCTATTATGCCGACCAATATTATCGTGACGGCCGCTATTATCAGCCGCGCCGGTTGAGCCGCAACGACCGCATCTATCGCGGCAGCAACGGGCGTTATTATTGCCGCCGCAACGACGGCACGACCGGCCTGATCATCGGTGGCATCGCCGGTGGCGTGCTCGGCAACTCGATTGCCAATGGCGGGTCGAAGACCATCGGTACGCTGCTTGGCGGCGGTGCGGGCGCGTTGCTCGGCCGGTCGATCGATCGCGGCCAGGTCAATTGCCGCTAA